CTATACAAACACACCAACCTAGACTAGAATATGCAAAGATTTACTGATGCGTGAACATGGTGAAATAGGCCGACATTTTTTCTATGACGTAATCTTCAACGTGCGTTAATAAAAAGTGACTTTAAATTATTTTCCAAATTTGCTTATCGTAATAAATTGGATATAGACAAAAGATGAAGTTATGTAAGTTTTGTTTAGTTTATTGCTTTTATAGTATCTTCATATAGTAATTTTTGAAAAGCtatgattaaataaattaaatgcttaCTGCTTACTTCTTACTTTAATCCTTTTTAGTATAAATGCAAGATTTCTGTCTTTGCAATAAAGCTTCGAATTTGTaatgaattttatcaaatttatatctTCGCTTCGCATTAAACAATGGATATGTTTtcaaaactgacgtattactcacagaatatatttatattgtttttcttcaaGAGAATATTCCCGCCTGTGACAAGTGTAATTGACAACAATATGCGTTCGTATGCATTCGTGATTCCTGAATTTGATACCAAATTGTATTCATTGATCAAAGTTTCTGTTCATGTCGAATGTTAATATGGGAAGATCGATCACATCATGATATTTATATGATGATAAACTCTTAATCAGAGAGTTCAGACAGTCCAGGCAGTTAGTGACGATCACAACTGCTTAATTTATTCAATTGTACATACACATATGATCTTAAAGCTGTGCAGGCACTTACTAACAAATATTTAAGTTTAACacaatgtcaaaatatatttttatcgaaAGGTTTCTGTACTTTAAATTATAAACCGCTTCCCAGCCTTCCAAAGAGGAATGATGAAACGTGTAACATTCATCACGCCGCTctctagcaacggcttaagcgtaATTCAATTTGAGAacgaaaacagaaaaaataatgcaCTCCATGATCACAAAAAATAACAACTTTAAGTCAAAGTAAGGGgggtttaaacattttaaaagccgCTACTCGATAAAAGACTGCTGGTGTGATATTCAATTAAATCATCTGTAAAAAGATATCTtgtaagcatagaatgcaatcaagcaaccTATTAGAATATTTCGTTTGATTGTCTATAATGAGAAggaatgaaaagtgcaacactaCTAACGCCCCTTAGCACGAGCtgaagtggaattctattatgataaaaatgtatgtactccATTTCCCAAAtgacaagaaaatgtaacaacacagCCATAATACGGCACTTAAAATCTGTTGTTGCGATAGTTAattatagtctgtcccacctaattctggacctccgataatttatttatactgtatataaattgtcaaaaatgacatcgttaataccagacggttaatatctccaggcacctttttcattttttttttttttttaaaatgtaaaatgaagtttaatatcaagattttatttttttcccccatAGTGTagtgtaacagggtctaaaggGTTCACACTATACTAACTACAACAATAACAACTCTGTTCTGTatgataactactatttaatattgtactaagttctaagataatatttacatcaatgtcattcttcataattctctaacatagttcactaacattttctcagttattaacagaacttctattcttcaacgttaattgcctcggtccttatctaactaattcatttttgcgggtatcgaacatacgcatctgacctaactgagtaccagaaaGATACTAAAGTTCTGTCacaaaacttctgcttatgaaagaaatgattcgtgacttgagtcatgcggcgtgatcaaaacaccgggtgtttataattactcTGTCATTTATACAGTTAGTCAGTTGACAAAACgattagtaattttgaaacatgcattgctggacaatgcattaactgggcgatataatgtaacctgtcatttaTTGCACATGACTAATATTTAGACCGGaaagctaagtgtgaaaaggaaCGCGAAATATTTTCTCCAAGTACATGACTTATTCTTGAccgaaaagctatctgaaaagaatgcataaaaattatttggtataatgaattcttaaagtcatAAAGTCACCTGCATTATAAAATGACGCGACgtccatttcaagatggcggcgtccatacaaacgtcatttgggggtttgctcacagttagcgacgtcagatatatttattgttgaataacagacatggaaaattaaaacaaactttgtccaaaacTTGTAGTATTTTCTTGTACGGACGAtcctgaattaacattttactttaaattaaacagttatttccgtttcaggttttcagggtttttttttctgaaaatgtgtctgtacttactcgttagcattgacgtaaaataaatacttgtcgcaagtcaagtgcgtatcattgtttcagccgtaGATATCATAATAGTGGGGACAGCGAAGGtgcgcgcaacccatttaactcattttcattattggttactgttgtttataatcgtatcatAGGTTCGGAtgataacagtctgttaaaaggttgttttttaaatagcatgaatacatgtaaacttgtgtactgactggtgctcactatttttagtgaccgttcgatcaaggtaaaacattattcctcaatgcaattaatgatttaaaatatacatatttcaatttgagacaaccgcctatataagggactacgttaaacaaattaataattgcctttattctttataataacataataccagtttttcaattccatcctcgcgtctttatttctcatgctcggccgttcagtgaaatcaaaagtggcatgttaaaacatttttgtgctattgataggcatggtagacctatagacaaaataaaaatatgagccgcgccatgagaaatccaacatggcgcggctcatatgaccttttgaaggggtattttgttcttcagctagatgaaaagaagcatgttcaagcgcgtcagttactttcattttcgatgaaataaaacacgtgttttttgtgttgttgtttttttttgttcaccaagaagtacgtatacgaaacatttacttctattacaaacggggcagtacatagctatattgaaaattcaaccaaaaacacgttgaacgcaaataacaacaacaacaacaaaaaaaaccccacaaaaaacagttattccttaaaaatgatttgtagcaattcaaactttatatgagccgtgccatgggaaaaccaacatagtgggtttgcgaccagcatggatccagaccagcctgcgcatccgcgcagtctggtcaggctccatgctgttcgcttttaaagcctattggagttggagaaactgttagcgaacagcatggatcctgaccagactgcgcggatgcgcaggctggtctggatccatgctggtcgcacacccactatgttggttttcccatggcacggctcatatagataTTCAGTCGAAAACTTCGTACTTGCTGGAACTTTACCGTACTGTGTATAActagcttattaaatacatctactcatcaagttcattacaaaaatatactctggcaaaaatgacggtatcttgccacaacttgtaactaatgcaacATACAGTCTACACAgaatatcactgcggtcatgtaCATAAGCCGTGATATAGTCACATGCCAAATGAATTTTCATTGTAGGCCTATCATGAAAAACAGGCACGGATTTAGAAACTTTTGACcgtgggtggggggaggggtcaccagtctagaacgaagatgtCATCGCCAAGGTGCATAGCGAGGTATTGGAGGGGATGTCCTTGCCCATGTTAGGGGTGTggggtatgaaatggtgtccGCTTGTGCATTTATTAGTgggtgtactcccctcattttagtggggtcagggggctctcccctggaaatctttgaaatacaggcataaaatGGTTGCTTCCGGTGCAGTTTTTGGTCTAATATAATAATTGATGGGTTACTCCTTACTCCTCTCTTGatgtggggagggggtggggggtcagggggctctcccctttgaaaagtttgaaatacaggtatgaaatggtggcctctggtgcgtttctaggtacaaattttgagaaaaaattattcctttacCAAAATAGTAGGGTTCATCTTTGATGAGTTTCACGAGTAATATGAGAAGGCCtttaggtcacttctcagccagcttggggggggggggggggggcacgggccccctcgATCCGGCCTTGGATCCTGGCCTGCGGAATCTCATGAAACTTCAGAACTTATGTTGACAGCGATACATTTGTtggttttcgtgttgttgtttttacgcTCGGTTACAGGtaagaagtcaaaatttcaaatttataaatataacgcaCCTTCCGTAACCGGGAACGTCAAGGTTGTTTGGTTTTGTCGGtgatagaaaaatccctttttacatgttttcttttaaagtagctgTATCGATATTTCATAAAGGAAACAAATTAACGTTTTTTCTGAGatttaggtctgggctcaaaCATAAAGCAAACTGAATCATTCccgcctttgatttaaattttatccacgtagtcagactggcacagtcgacagctaatttgctttatcctcattaaattcgggactcagttagcttcaatatttacttaattaattattgttgGGGTAGCCatcagcgttcgacactaacggtgtcccgggatcccgaggacaccaaaaatccgcaagggatcctaaagttcacaatttcggtgttccgtcgggactcttgattttcagataaaatatgattctaaaaaaatgaaattctccagtcttgttcgctcaaacatcggtcttttgctaaGCGTAAACAGAGACCGCAATTTTACGTTGTTTATTATATGCTATATAAGCGTAAATACCGAGGTGTATCGAGTGTTCAAAAGTAAACCGTTAAACGCAATATCTTGGCCAATACCAAAGCGAATAAAGCCGATGTATCCAAATGAAAAATCTGGACGGTGTTAAGGTAATTTTTTCACCATAAATTTCGCTATTTGTAAAGGAACACTGTTTTTTGCCTTGTCTATCGTTATTCCGAGGTTAATTCATTTCAAACTAATTATGTGGAGGTTTTTGGATGGTGTGAGCGAACCAATCGCTAAAAAGCCAAAAACTAAGCAGGAACAGTTGGAAACTCAACGCCTTTATGATAAAACGAAAAGAAAACGGAATTTTCAAGATTCATGGAAGTCTGAGTATAGTTGGCTAAAATGTGATGACGAGTCGGTGGGAATGGTTTGTACAGTGTGTGTTAAGTTCGAAGAGTCAGGGTCCTTTGTAACTGGATGTACAAACTTCAAAATTCAGACCATTAAGAAACATGCCATGAGTGAAAGTCACTGCCAAAATACTCGAAAGTCTGAAgctaggtcttcctccaccagtaCTGCTAGTGAGAGATCACTTAGTATGCTTAACTCTGCAGCAATCAATAAGCTACGAATTCTTTTTTGCAATGCACATTACATCGCAAAACTTGGTCGCCCATACTCTGACTATGTACACCTATGTAAACTTGACCGCGGTAACAAACAATTAGATATTGGGCACACTTACACCACTGACAAGTATTGTCAAGTTTTTGTTCGGTCAATTGCTGACACTATTCGTCAAACACAAAAGGACCACATTAGTAACAGCAAATTTATATCTGTGATTAGTGATGGCTCAACAGATTGTTCATCTAAAGAAGCAGAGTGTATTATGCTCAGATCTGCTGCCGCTGGCAAGGTAAAATGTTTGATGCAAGTTCTTAAAATCcaacatattgttttcctttGATCAGTCCCCCTCACTAGTCTAGATCAGTGGTATAGCGTCTGAATTAAGTGCAAGAGATTTTTGGTTCTCTCCTAGGCTGTGAAACACCAAAGTTGTGTTGTGGTACAGTACTGTTAAATACTGTTGAGTGAAACTTACGAAAATAATACTTTGAATGATCAAGTTGAGTGAGTAATAGatttttaaaactgcaaaaatgatCCTTTGCCTAGTGAGCAAGGAATGCAAACTAAAAGAATATATTAACTATTGCCAAATTGAATTGACTATTTATGATGCAATTATATGACTgtcttatgaaatatatttaccaaTCTCTGAGttgaattaacaaaaataagatCTTATAGTTCAGTAGatgaataataataaattttctctGACTATttcataaatgttattttgtcTAAACAGGTTTTAACACAGTTTATTGGCCTGAAGCATGTAGCAAAGGCAGATAGCGAACAGATCAGTCGTGCTATTATTGAAACACTAAATGAGAGAATAGGTGATACATGGGAAGAAAAGTTGCTGGCTGTTGGGTGTGATGGAGCATCGGTTATGCTTGGGGTGAAGAATGGCGTTGTGCAGAAGTTAAGACAACACACCAACAAACCCAAAACATTCTCCATC
This is a stretch of genomic DNA from Mercenaria mercenaria strain notata chromosome 4, MADL_Memer_1, whole genome shotgun sequence. It encodes these proteins:
- the LOC123548678 gene encoding zinc finger protein 862-like; amino-acid sequence: MWRFLDGVSEPIAKKPKTKQEQLETQRLYDKTKRKRNFQDSWKSEYSWLKCDDESVGMVCTVCVKFEESGSFVTGCTNFKIQTIKKHAMSESHCQNTRKSEARSSSTSTASERSLSMLNSAAINKLRILFCNAHYIAKLGRPYSDYVHLCKLDRGNKQLDIGHTYTTDKYCQVFVRSIADTIRQTQKDHISNSKFISVISDGSTDCSSKEAECIMLRSAAAGKVLTQFIGLKHVAKADSEQISRAIIETLNERIGDTWEEKLLAVGCDGASVMLGVKNGVVQKLRQHTNKPKTFSIHCSAHRLELSFKDAMKQVPAKVHQKCEALLLNIYLFYKYSPLNRANLKVSFETLGEKMVIPTRVGGTRWLPHTRRALKHLLMGKTAIIQHLEQIQNPNDSSHRKESAAKAKNYLKLLKEDQVVVWLHFLMDVVSCLSKVSEVIQEKNSTLADVWNELQSAKVIMMRYQDRKLWG